Part of the Sphingobium sp. TKS genome is shown below.
GGTCTCACCACCGGCAACGTCCATTGGCCGGTCAGCGTCGCGGCAAAGGGCGTGACCTGGAACCTGCCGCAGATCTGGCGCACCGGCCATGCGGACGACGCGAAGCTGCTCGACGCGCTGTCGACGCCCGGCCTGAGAGCGGAACTGGAAAGGGCGACCGGCGCATCCTATGCCATGGGGATCGACGAAAGCCTGCCCGGCGACGAAAATCGGGGCCGCTTCGCCACCGCCCTGATCGAAAACCACAAGCCCGATTTCCTGACCGTCTATCTGACCGCGCTCGACCATGAGCAGCATGCGAAGGGACCGGGCACGCCGGATGCAAAGGCCGTGCTGGAGAAGATCGACGGGATCGTCGGCCAGCTCATCGCCACGGAACGCAGGGCGCATCCCGACGCGGCCATCGCGCTGGTCAGCGACCATGGGTTCCAGGCGACGCACAGCGCCGTCAACCTGTTCCGTCCCTTCATCGATGAAAAGCTGATCACGCTCGACAAGGACGGCAAGGTCGCCTCCTGGCTGGCCATGCCCTGGATTTCCGGCGGATCGGCGGCGATCATGCTCGCCCAGCCGAAGGATCAGGCTCTGACCGCGCGGGTCAGGGCGCTGCTCGACAGGCTGGCGGCCGATCCCGCTCATGGCATCGCGCGGATCGCGGATCGCGGGCAGATCGCGCAAATGGGCGGCAATCCGCAGGCAGCCTTCTATGTCGATCTCCAGCCCGGCTTCGTGACCGACATTTTTCGCGGACCGGGCGCGCCGCTCGTGGCGCCTGCCCCGGTCAAGGGCATGCATGGCTATTTTCCGGGACCGGCCAATTTGCAGTCGACCTTTCTCCTGATGGGCAAGGACATTCCCGCGGGCAAGACGCTGGGCCAGATCGACATGCGCGCCATTGCCCCCACCTTGGCCCGGATCATGGGGGCAAGCCTGCCGGACGCCGGGAAGCCGCCCATCGACTTGCGGCCTCGATCGGTCCGGCCCCGCATTTCATTGGCATTGCAGGACGGGAATGCTAAGGCCGATCGGCAGGGGACAATCTCATCATTGGAATGGATAAGTGGCCCTGCATCTGCTGATCGTCGAGGATGACGAACCTCTCGCCCTGCAACTTGCCGAACAGCTTCGCCTGATTGGGCATAGCAGCAGCATCGTGCAGGATGGCCGGCGCGCCATCGAAGCGGTGGCGGGCACCCAATTCGATGCGATCATCCTGGATCGCATCCTGCCCGGCATGGACGGCATCGCCGTGCTGCGCAGCCTGCGCGACAATAATATCCTGACCCCCGTGATCATGATGACCGCATTGGGCCAGTCCCGGCAGAAGATCGAAGGGCTGGACAGCGGCGCCGACGATTATGTGGTGAAGCCGGTCGATCCGGCCGAACTCAACGCCCGGCTCCAGGCGCTGGTCCGGGCGCGCGGCTGGGTGGAGCACGGATCGGACGAAACGCTGCGCGCAGGCGACCTGCTCGTCAGCCCGACAAAGCATTGCGCCTGGCGCAACGGCAAGGTGCTCAACCTCCAGAAGATCGAATTCAAGCTGCTGACCGAACTGGTGCGCAATGCCGACAGCACGGTCACGCGCGCCATGTTGCTGGAGCGCGTATGGAATTATGATTTCGAACCGGCGACCAACATCGTAGAGGCCTATATCCGCAGGTTACGGATCAAGCTCACCGAATTTGGCGACGATGATCCCATCAGGACCATTCGCGGCGTCGGCTATATGTTGAGGGGATGATTTGCAGTTGCGATCGCTGCGGGCGCTGACGCTCGCCTTCCTTGCGGTTTTTCTCTGCGCGACGCTGGCGACCGCCTTCGGCATCTATTTCGCGACCTTCCGGACGATCGACCATCTGGTCGGCCAGCGCATCGAAAGCGCCAGCAATGTGATCGCGCCGGAGGGTGAGGCCTATCGGGCGCGGCGCATCGGCCTGCGGATCATGACCGCGTCGCGGGACCGGGACACGGGCGATCTGGGCTTCATCCTGTCCGAAAATGGGCGGCAGATCGCGGGCAATGTCCGGGTGACCCGGCCATTGCCGCTTGGCGTGTCGCGGGTCGACGTTGCGGACAGGATCAAGGGTCTCAGCCACGGCCAGGTGCTGGTGCGGGATCTGGGCAACGGCCTGCGCCTGGCGGTGATCGCGGAAACCGAGCCGTTCGACCATTATAATGCGGCGCGGGCGCGCATCTACCTGATCGGCTTCGGATCGATCATCGCCATCGCCCTGACGGCCGCGACCACTTTCACGCTGATCGTGCGGCGGCGTATCGTCGACATGCGCCGCACGGTGGAGGCGATATTCGACGGCGACCTGTCGCAGCGGGTGCCGGTCGACGGATCGGGCACCGCCTTCGACAGACAGGCCGCCGCCTTCAACCGGATGCTGGACCGCATCAATGAGTTGATGGAGGAGGTGCGCAACGTCACCAACGGCGTCGCGCATGAATTGCGCACGCCATTGGCGCGGCTGCGTAATCAGCTCAGCCTGATCGCGGCCGATCCGGGGGCGGAGCGTGTGCGTCCCGGCATAGAAAAGGCGCAGGCGGAGGCCGATCGGCTGCTGGCGCTGTTCGCGGCATTGCTGCGCATCGCGGAGGTGGACAGCGGGGCGCGGCGGGCGAACTTCGCCCCCGTGGACCTGCGCGCGCTGGTCGAGGAGACGATCGAAGCGCTGGAGCCGGTGATCGAGGAAAGCGGCCACCGCATGGCCACGCTGACGCTGGAACCGGCGGTGCTGAATGGCGACCGGCCATTGTTGACGCAGATGATCGTCAACCTGATCGAGAATATCCTGCGGCATACCCCTGCGGGCACGGACATGACAATCACCTTGCAAGAGGGAACGGAGGTTACGTCCCTGATCGTGTCCGACAACGGCCCCGGCATCGCGGCGGAGGACAGGGCACGCGCGCTGGATCACTTCGGTCGTCTGACCGTCGAGGGCAATGGGGCGATGGAGGGCAAGGGTCATGGCTTCGGCCTGCCTTTGATCGCTTCCATAACGCGGCTGCATGGCGGCACGCTGGAACTCAGCGATGCGCTGCCAGGACTGCGGGTGACGCTACGCTTCCACCACGCATGAAAAAAGGGGGCCGCAGCGTAAGCCACGGCCCCCTTTTTCTTTCTTCGGAAATCAGAACTTCACGGACGCTTCCACGCCATAGGTGCGCGGCGCATTGAAATTGCCATAGTCGCCCAGGACGTTGTTGACGCTGCCCTGTGTCACGTTACCCGTGGGCGCGCCCGGCAGGCTGTTCGACGGATCGCGGCGGAACACATATTGCTCGTTGAACAGGTTGCGACCCCAGATGCTGAGCGTCAGGTTGCGGCCATTACCCGTCCCGATGTCGGCCAGCGAGATGCGGCCATTGAAGATCAGCGAGCTGTCATTCTTCGTGGCGAACTGGTCGAAGGCCTGGGTGGCCTGCGAATAGTTGCCGTCGAAGTGGAACTTCAGCTTCGTGTCGCCGCCGCCAATCGGCAGAGCATAGTCGATCGACCCGCTAGCGGCGTTGCGCGGCGTGAAGACGATGTAGAAGTTCTGGTAAACGCTGGTCGAACGGTTCGCCGAATCCGTGGCGGTGATCAGCACCGGCGGGATCTTCGTATAGGTATAGGCATAGGAGGCGTTGAGCGTCAGCCCATCGATCGGTTCCACCGTCAGGTCGGCCTCGATACCGCGGATCTTGGTGATGCCCGGCGCATTGATGGTGACGAGGTTGTTGAAGCTGCTCGTCCCCACGAACTGGATCGAGCTGATATCCACCTGGCTGTTCTTGCGGTCCATGATGTAACCGGCCAGGTTGAAGCGGGCGCGGTTGTTCCAGAAGTCCGACTTCAGGCCGACTTCATAGGACTTCACATCTTCAGGATTGAAGGCCTGATAGTTGGACGTGCGCGAGCTGGCGCCGCCTGCGCGATAACCGGTCGCATATTTGGCGTAGACGTGCAGATCCTTGTTGAAGTCATAGGCGACGGTCGCCATCGGGTTGAAGCGGTTCCACGTCGCGTCCAGCGGCTTGTAGCCGACACTGGCAGCGGGCGGGGTGAGGTCATAGTTCACGTTGCGCGAATAGTGCAGGACGCCCTTCTTCTCGTCACGCGTGTAGCGGCCGCCCACGGTGATGTGCAGAGCATCCGTGGCGTTCCAGGTGAGCTGGCCATAGGCGGCATAGCTCTTCGACCAGACTTCCGAAGCGCGGTCGATCGAGCAGCCATTGACCGCCGAGCCGACAAAGGCTGGCGTGGACGTGGTGCAGAACGGGATGCGGACATAGGTCGGCGTGCCGCCAACCAGAGCCAGGCCCATTGAGCTGGGCGTTGCGGCATCGTCGCTGACATGTTCATTGAAGTAGAACAAGCCCGCGACATAGTCGATCGAACCGACCGTGCCGACGGCCTGGAGTTCCTGGCTGAACTGGCGCTGACGCAGGTCGGCAAGACTGTAACGGCTGAAGGCGCAGGGCTGGGCCAGGGTGCACGCAGCCTGGTTGGCCACCACCGGCGGACGGTGGCCACCGCCGCTATTGTCCCACTGGGTCGCATCAACACCGCGCCATGCGGTGATCGAGCGCAGTTCGATCTCAGGCGAGACTTCCCACTTCAGCAAGTTGGTGAAGCCGTGCGTCTTGTCGACGCTGACCTGCTGCGGCACGCCGATGTCGGCCACGCCCATGCGGGTGTCGCCATTGGTGACGAGGCCGGGCAGGCGCGGTTTTACCGTGCCGGTAAGGTCGGTGTAGTTGGTGCCCGGCAGATAGCAGGCGGGGACAGCCGACTGCAGCGTGCTGGCGCTAGTTGCAGTGGTGCCCTGGCAACCATTGGGATTGTAGTTCAGCAGTTGGCTGTAGAAGGGCGTGTTCTCATCCTTGGCGACATCATAGGAGAAGTCGTTGGTGATGGTGCTGGTCGGCTGCCAGCGCACGGCAGCGCGCAGACCCTTGCGGTTGTAATAGTTCCAGCCGGCCTGGCCCGCCATCGGGTTGCGGGTGGTGGCGTCCTGATGCTGGATCACGCCGTCCAGCTTGACGGAGAAGCCTGCGATCTTGGGCAAATCGATGTGGGCATCGGCGGTCCGGCCGCCATAATTGCCCGTACCCGCTTCAACGCGGCCGCCGAACTCACCAGTGGGAGCTTTGCTGACGATGCTGAGCGCGCCGCCTTCGGTGTTGCGGCCGAACAGCGTGCCCTGCGGTCCCTTCAGCACTTCCACGCGCTCGACGTCGAACAGCGCGGCGTTCAGGCCGTGCTGGCGGCCCATATAGACGCCGTCGACATAGATGCCGACGCCCTGTTCGCGGGCGGGCTGGTTGGCGTCGAGCGGCACGATGCCGCGAATGCCGATGGTCAGGGCCGACTGGCGCGCTTCGAAGGTCGCGATGCGCAGCGACGGGACGGCGCCGTCGGCGAGATCGTAGAGGCTGGACACATGGCGGTCCTTGAGCGCCTCGGTGCTCATCACCGCCATGGAGATCGGCGTTTCCTGCAAATTGGTTTCGCGCTTGGTGGCGGTGACGACGATCGTGCCGAGACCGGCGTCGTCGACGGCGGCGGCGGCATCGACGGGCTGCTGCTCATCGGTCGCGGCGCTGGCCAGCGCAGGCGCGGAAACCGACGCCAGCAGCAGGCCGCAAAGCGACGCGCGCAGCAAGGAGGCGGAAGGACGAATCATGCGTGTAACCCCTTTTCAAATCCATCGAGTGGATGTTTTGCGGGGCCGCCATTAGGTCTCGATCACAACATTTTTGTTACATTGATTGTAACAATAACTCTACATGTCCTGTAATTTTCGTTTCATAATTCATATTATTATAGAAATTATCAAATAATATTTCAGTTTAATCAAAAATTGAATTGTGAATTTATCGATTATTATCAATAATTATTTCTCAATAAATCAAACTATATTTCATTATATTGTATGAATTATCCAAAATTATTTTCAACGATAAATAAAAATGAGAGACATGGACCGAACCGGAATATACCCATT
Proteins encoded:
- a CDS encoding alkaline phosphatase family protein — encoded protein: MTKAALLMIALAALPGAALANPVLLISIDGLRPGDVLEADKRGLAIPNLRRFVKEGASASGVTGVLPTLTYPSHTTLITGVAPARHGITANNSFDPMQINQGGWTWYASDIQVPTLWEAATKAGLTTGNVHWPVSVAAKGVTWNLPQIWRTGHADDAKLLDALSTPGLRAELERATGASYAMGIDESLPGDENRGRFATALIENHKPDFLTVYLTALDHEQHAKGPGTPDAKAVLEKIDGIVGQLIATERRAHPDAAIALVSDHGFQATHSAVNLFRPFIDEKLITLDKDGKVASWLAMPWISGGSAAIMLAQPKDQALTARVRALLDRLAADPAHGIARIADRGQIAQMGGNPQAAFYVDLQPGFVTDIFRGPGAPLVAPAPVKGMHGYFPGPANLQSTFLLMGKDIPAGKTLGQIDMRAIAPTLARIMGASLPDAGKPPIDLRPRSVRPRISLALQDGNAKADRQGTISSLEWISGPASADRRG
- a CDS encoding response regulator transcription factor; the encoded protein is MALHLLIVEDDEPLALQLAEQLRLIGHSSSIVQDGRRAIEAVAGTQFDAIILDRILPGMDGIAVLRSLRDNNILTPVIMMTALGQSRQKIEGLDSGADDYVVKPVDPAELNARLQALVRARGWVEHGSDETLRAGDLLVSPTKHCAWRNGKVLNLQKIEFKLLTELVRNADSTVTRAMLLERVWNYDFEPATNIVEAYIRRLRIKLTEFGDDDPIRTIRGVGYMLRG
- a CDS encoding sensor histidine kinase gives rise to the protein MQLRSLRALTLAFLAVFLCATLATAFGIYFATFRTIDHLVGQRIESASNVIAPEGEAYRARRIGLRIMTASRDRDTGDLGFILSENGRQIAGNVRVTRPLPLGVSRVDVADRIKGLSHGQVLVRDLGNGLRLAVIAETEPFDHYNAARARIYLIGFGSIIAIALTAATTFTLIVRRRIVDMRRTVEAIFDGDLSQRVPVDGSGTAFDRQAAAFNRMLDRINELMEEVRNVTNGVAHELRTPLARLRNQLSLIAADPGAERVRPGIEKAQAEADRLLALFAALLRIAEVDSGARRANFAPVDLRALVEETIEALEPVIEESGHRMATLTLEPAVLNGDRPLLTQMIVNLIENILRHTPAGTDMTITLQEGTEVTSLIVSDNGPGIAAEDRARALDHFGRLTVEGNGAMEGKGHGFGLPLIASITRLHGGTLELSDALPGLRVTLRFHHA
- a CDS encoding TonB-dependent receptor; translated protein: MIRPSASLLRASLCGLLLASVSAPALASAATDEQQPVDAAAAVDDAGLGTIVVTATKRETNLQETPISMAVMSTEALKDRHVSSLYDLADGAVPSLRIATFEARQSALTIGIRGIVPLDANQPAREQGVGIYVDGVYMGRQHGLNAALFDVERVEVLKGPQGTLFGRNTEGGALSIVSKAPTGEFGGRVEAGTGNYGGRTADAHIDLPKIAGFSVKLDGVIQHQDATTRNPMAGQAGWNYYNRKGLRAAVRWQPTSTITNDFSYDVAKDENTPFYSQLLNYNPNGCQGTTATSASTLQSAVPACYLPGTNYTDLTGTVKPRLPGLVTNGDTRMGVADIGVPQQVSVDKTHGFTNLLKWEVSPEIELRSITAWRGVDATQWDNSGGGHRPPVVANQAACTLAQPCAFSRYSLADLRQRQFSQELQAVGTVGSIDYVAGLFYFNEHVSDDAATPSSMGLALVGGTPTYVRIPFCTTSTPAFVGSAVNGCSIDRASEVWSKSYAAYGQLTWNATDALHITVGGRYTRDEKKGVLHYSRNVNYDLTPPAASVGYKPLDATWNRFNPMATVAYDFNKDLHVYAKYATGYRAGGASSRTSNYQAFNPEDVKSYEVGLKSDFWNNRARFNLAGYIMDRKNSQVDISSIQFVGTSSFNNLVTINAPGITKIRGIEADLTVEPIDGLTLNASYAYTYTKIPPVLITATDSANRSTSVYQNFYIVFTPRNAASGSIDYALPIGGGDTKLKFHFDGNYSQATQAFDQFATKNDSSLIFNGRISLADIGTGNGRNLTLSIWGRNLFNEQYVFRRDPSNSLPGAPTGNVTQGSVNNVLGDYGNFNAPRTYGVEASVKF